One part of the Amphiura filiformis chromosome 5, Afil_fr2py, whole genome shotgun sequence genome encodes these proteins:
- the LOC140152057 gene encoding cation channel sperm-associated protein subunit gamma 1-like, giving the protein MLSSSSSSSCPFLTIFFETSINQFNERIQQFVFSKPRLADPVQLHTVDSLMVYQGVVHQAILESLNDKPKGISGLYDPVARWKASKSVLKDYYEWLYRTQLVKSGMYVPIEDYGKFYEDNDHVDRDLPSVVYLDRGGVFNFTVYLSLDLPDVHNAPLDSLWMTIDVSDVALIEVLVTRIVNYLTNHVIYQVQIQDKGMFQQQVLPGLRLHPASVLLQAWNSAFKCTQYTDMNEEELQVGHVIIIEDKNNKMK; this is encoded by the exons ATGTT GAGCAGTTCTTCCAGCAGTTCTTGTCCATTTCTCACCATATTCTTTGAGACCAGCATCAACCAGTTCAATGAAAGAATCCAGCAGTTTGTATTCAGCAAACCACGTTTAGCTGATCCTGTGCAGCTTCATACAGTGGACTCCTTGATGGTGTATCAAGGCGTAGTACATCAAGCCATTTTAGAAAGTTTGAATGATAAACCCAAA GGTATTTCTGGATTGTATGATCCAGTAGCCAGGTGGAAAGCCTCTAAGTCAGTATTAAAAGACTATTATGAGTGGCTGTACAGGACACAACTTGTCAAATCTGGAATGTATGTACCAATTGAAGATTATGGCAAG TTTTATGAGGATAATGATCATGTAGATAGGGATCTTCCATCTGTGGTGTACCTAGACCGTGGAGGTGTCTTTAATTTCACTGTGTATCTATCACTTGATCTACCAGATGTACACAATG CACCATTAGATAGCTTGTGGATGACAATAGATGTATCTGATGTGGCACTCATAGAAGTCTTGGTGACTAGAATAGTCAATTATTTGACTAACCATGTTATATATCAG GTGCAAATTCAAGATAAGGGCATGTTTCAACAGCAAGTACTACCTGGACTAAGGCTGCACCCAGCATCAGTATTACTTCAAGCTTGGAATTCAGCCTTTAAATGCACTCAATATACCGATATGAATGAAGAGGAATTACAGGTAGGTCATGTCATCATTATTGAAGACAAGAATAACAAGATGAAATAA